A region of Acidobacteriota bacterium DNA encodes the following proteins:
- a CDS encoding type I restriction endonuclease subunit R, whose amino-acid sequence MTERSFTESVVESAALAWLQGLGWSIAHGPDIAPETLLAERRDYGDVILEQRLRDSLARLNPHIPASTIEDAFRKLARPEGADLIARNRAVHRLLVEGVPVEYRDDEGAVRGDLVRVFDYYLPAANDWLAVNQFTVTENKHTRRPDVVLFVNGLPLAVIELKNAADENATIWTAFRQLQTYQAEIPAVFASNALLVISDGTEARVGTITAGREWFKPWRTVSGEGPADPSLPELQVVLQGIFARERFLDLVRDFVVFEDDGGGRPSKKMAGYHQFHAVRVAVGETIRAAKLARPPGTGESPPGRFEAGRTPGGEPGDRRIGVVWHTQGSGKSLTMAFYAGCIIREPAMENPTIVVLTDRNDLDDQLFGTFSRCRDLLRQPPVQAENRAHLRELLRVESGGVVFTTIQKFFPDDGGDPSAVALADRRPYLSMRRNIVVIADEAHRSQYDFIDGFARHMRDALPNASFIGFTGTPIELADANTRAVFGDYISVYDIQRAVADGATVPIYYESRLAGLALDEAERPRIDPDFEEATEGEEVERKERLKTKWAQLEAVVGAGKRLRLVARDIVEHYERRCEALAGKAMVVCMSRRICVELHRELVRLRPEWDGAEDGEGVIKVVMTGSAADPADWQPHIRNKARREALANRFRDPGDPFRVVLVRDMWLTGFDAPSLHTMYVDKPMRGHGLMQAIARVNRVFRDKPGGLVVDYLGLAPELKTALATYTESGGTGKTALDQAEAVAVMLEKYEICCGLFHGFDRSKWTAGAPQERLALLPAAQEHILKQVNGGDRCVSAVRDLSKAFALAVPHDEAMRIRDDVAFFQAVQSVIVKRAPGEARPEEELDHAVRQIISRAVAPEGVVDIFAAAGLAKPDISILSEEFLAEVRGMPHRNLAVELLRKLLKGELSERRRKNVVQARSFAEMLEETIRRYQNRAIEAAKVIEELIGLAREMRAAGARGEKLNLSEEELAFYDALETNDSAVKILGDETLRAIARELVAAVRKNVKIDWTLREDVRAALRVIVKRVLRKYGYPPDKQEKATRTVLEQAELLSEEWAA is encoded by the coding sequence ATGACCGAGCGTTCCTTCACCGAATCCGTCGTCGAGTCTGCGGCCCTCGCCTGGCTCCAAGGGCTCGGCTGGAGCATCGCGCACGGGCCTGACATCGCGCCCGAAACGCTCCTCGCCGAGCGGCGCGACTACGGCGATGTGATTCTGGAGCAGCGCCTTCGCGATTCCCTTGCCCGGCTCAATCCGCATATTCCCGCCTCCACAATCGAAGATGCATTCCGCAAGCTCGCCCGTCCTGAGGGCGCCGACCTGATCGCGCGCAACCGCGCCGTCCACCGCCTTCTCGTCGAGGGCGTTCCCGTCGAATACCGCGACGATGAGGGCGCTGTCCGCGGCGATCTCGTCCGGGTCTTCGATTATTATCTACCCGCCGCCAACGACTGGCTGGCCGTAAACCAGTTCACCGTCACGGAAAACAAGCACACCCGCCGCCCCGACGTCGTGCTGTTCGTAAACGGCCTGCCGCTTGCCGTCATCGAACTCAAGAACGCCGCCGACGAAAACGCAACGATCTGGACGGCTTTCCGGCAGCTTCAGACGTATCAGGCGGAGATCCCGGCGGTTTTCGCATCGAACGCGCTTCTCGTGATCTCCGACGGCACGGAGGCGCGCGTAGGCACGATCACGGCAGGCCGCGAGTGGTTCAAGCCCTGGCGCACCGTATCCGGCGAGGGACCGGCCGATCCCAGCCTGCCCGAGCTCCAGGTCGTCCTCCAGGGCATATTCGCGCGGGAGCGCTTCCTTGACCTCGTACGCGATTTCGTCGTCTTCGAGGACGACGGCGGCGGCCGCCCCTCAAAGAAAATGGCCGGCTATCACCAGTTCCATGCCGTCCGCGTCGCGGTCGGAGAGACGATCCGTGCGGCCAAGCTTGCGCGCCCTCCCGGCACGGGCGAATCTCCGCCGGGACGCTTCGAGGCCGGCCGCACTCCCGGCGGCGAGCCGGGCGACCGGCGCATCGGCGTCGTCTGGCACACGCAGGGTTCGGGAAAGAGCCTGACCATGGCCTTCTATGCCGGATGCATCATCCGCGAACCCGCGATGGAAAATCCCACGATCGTCGTCCTCACGGACCGGAACGACCTCGACGACCAGCTCTTCGGGACATTCTCGCGCTGCCGCGATCTTCTGCGCCAGCCGCCCGTCCAGGCGGAAAACCGCGCCCATCTGCGCGAGCTGCTGCGGGTCGAGTCGGGCGGCGTCGTCTTCACGACGATCCAGAAATTCTTCCCGGATGACGGGGGCGATCCGTCCGCGGTTGCGCTTGCGGACCGCCGTCCGTATCTCTCCATGCGCCGCAACATCGTCGTCATCGCCGACGAGGCCCACCGCAGCCAGTACGACTTCATCGACGGCTTCGCCCGCCACATGCGCGACGCGCTGCCGAACGCCTCGTTCATCGGCTTCACGGGAACGCCCATCGAGCTGGCCGACGCCAACACGCGCGCCGTCTTCGGCGACTACATCAGCGTCTACGACATCCAGCGGGCGGTTGCGGACGGGGCCACGGTGCCGATTTACTACGAGAGCCGCCTGGCCGGGCTGGCGCTCGACGAGGCCGAACGTCCGCGCATCGATCCCGACTTTGAGGAGGCCACGGAGGGCGAGGAGGTCGAGCGCAAGGAGAGGCTCAAGACGAAGTGGGCGCAGCTCGAGGCCGTCGTGGGCGCCGGGAAGCGCCTGCGGCTCGTCGCCCGGGACATCGTCGAGCACTACGAGCGGCGCTGCGAGGCTCTGGCGGGCAAGGCCATGGTCGTCTGCATGAGCCGGCGCATCTGCGTCGAGCTCCACCGCGAACTCGTGCGGCTACGGCCGGAGTGGGACGGCGCGGAGGACGGCGAGGGCGTGATCAAGGTCGTGATGACCGGATCGGCCGCCGACCCCGCCGACTGGCAGCCTCACATCCGCAACAAGGCGCGGCGCGAGGCGCTGGCCAACCGCTTCCGCGACCCCGGCGATCCGTTCCGTGTCGTGCTCGTGCGCGACATGTGGCTGACCGGCTTCGACGCGCCGTCGCTCCATACGATGTACGTGGACAAGCCGATGCGCGGCCACGGCCTCATGCAGGCCATCGCGCGCGTGAACCGCGTGTTCCGTGACAAGCCCGGCGGCCTGGTGGTGGATTACCTGGGACTTGCACCCGAGCTGAAGACGGCGCTTGCGACCTACACTGAAAGCGGCGGCACCGGGAAAACGGCGCTTGACCAGGCGGAGGCGGTCGCGGTCATGCTGGAGAAGTACGAGATCTGCTGCGGGCTCTTCCACGGCTTCGACCGGTCGAAGTGGACGGCCGGCGCGCCCCAGGAGAGGTTGGCGCTTCTCCCCGCGGCGCAGGAGCACATCCTGAAGCAGGTGAACGGCGGGGATCGGTGTGTGAGCGCCGTGCGCGATCTGTCCAAGGCGTTCGCGTTGGCCGTGCCGCACGACGAGGCGATGCGGATCCGCGACGACGTGGCCTTCTTCCAGGCCGTGCAGTCCGTGATCGTCAAGCGGGCGCCGGGAGAGGCGCGGCCCGAGGAGGAGCTGGATCACGCGGTGAGGCAGATTATATCGAGGGCGGTTGCGCCGGAGGGGGTTGTCGATATTTTTGCGGCGGCGGGGCTTGCGAAACCTGACATCTCGATTTTGTCGGAGGAGTTTCTGGCCGAGGTGCGGGGAATGCCCCATCGGAATCTGGCGGTGGAGCTGCTGCGGAAGCTGCTTAAGGGGGAACTTTCGGAGAGACGGCGCAAGAACGTCGTCCAGGCCCGCTCGTTCGCCGAGATGCTGGAAGAGACGATCCGGCGATACCAGAATCGGGCGATCGAGGCCGCGAAGGTGATTGAGGAACTGATCGGACTTGCGCGTGAGATGCGGGCGGCCGGCGCGAGGGGCGAAAAGCTGAACCTGAGCGAGGAGGAGTTGGCGTTCTATGATGCGCTTGAGACGAACGACAGCGCGGTGAAGATCTTGGGGGATGAGACGTTGAGGGCAATTGCGAGAGAGCTGGTCGCGGCGGTACGCAAAAATGTGAAGATCGACTGGACGCTGCGGGAGGATGTGAGGGCGGCGTTGAGGGTGATTGTGAAGCGGGTTTTGCGAAAATACGGCTACCCGCCCGACAAACAGGAAAAGGCGACGAGAACGGTGCTGGAACAGGCGGAGCTGCTGTCGGAGGAGTGGGCTGCGTGA
- a CDS encoding DUF87 domain-containing protein, translated as MRTDSEIGRVVAVDTAQVSIELNRDLKGMSRITYEGPQEVGRINSYVIIPVGAQRLVAMVTRVVLVEDAEIKADRTMVALPAARRLMKATLIGTIDGASFRQGVSLFPVLDNPVHLAGRTDLDAIFGPIERGESATLDPEKPGYCIPIGESTVVQGRPIRIDPDAFFGKHAAILGSTGSGKSCTIASLLQSIREQQAVKRMTCVILDTNGEYRTAFQKQKEDGSWEDAGGGRCLYIPSDPTKTGERLVIPYWLMNAEDFVRLFRAREGLQAPVLLRALRLARTGAAASGTPASALEVLRTACRQILALIENDAPNQQWAIPNNLKQLCKDGLRYRVTVPQHVQALDEAFGTEVFTNWETALTTIKGIAQLASKRDNEFGLGGTCLQQIRDAIDPVILRINQLAVDRPLGTADISADQPCRFDRSQFMESALETAMREQVESGNPARVRDACGPMFLRIRRYFEDPRFRFIFDAYPQALHVLSAFLRDTLGIGAASEAELSSEEIVAKERLPFYDRQRDKKSAVDVVILDLSLLAAEVLENVTALIGRLVLEFLQRLGEHGGEQARGSLPIVLVLEEAQNYIQQPRFAEEESIARIVFERIAREGRKYGLSLVVASQRPSELSKTVLSQCSSFIVHRLQNPEDLRYFKEIVPGIFGPMLEQIPALAPQTALVLGECVPAPALVKIREARPVPRSRDPKFYRYWVADEAPAINVEDICKHWENGGMGDCGGASE; from the coding sequence ATGAGGACTGACTCCGAAATCGGGCGCGTTGTCGCCGTCGATACAGCCCAAGTCAGCATCGAGCTAAACCGCGACCTCAAGGGTATGAGCCGGATTACGTATGAAGGCCCGCAGGAAGTAGGGCGAATCAACTCTTACGTTATCATTCCCGTTGGCGCTCAGCGGCTTGTGGCCATGGTAACACGCGTCGTTCTGGTGGAAGATGCGGAGATAAAGGCAGACCGCACGATGGTAGCGCTTCCTGCAGCGCGCCGCTTGATGAAGGCGACGCTCATCGGAACGATTGATGGTGCGTCATTCAGGCAGGGCGTGTCACTGTTCCCGGTGCTCGACAACCCAGTGCATCTCGCCGGGCGTACAGACCTGGACGCGATCTTCGGCCCTATCGAGAGAGGCGAGAGCGCGACACTTGACCCGGAGAAGCCGGGGTACTGTATCCCCATCGGCGAGTCCACAGTCGTTCAAGGGCGCCCGATCAGGATAGACCCCGACGCCTTCTTCGGCAAGCATGCCGCCATCCTGGGAAGTACGGGGTCGGGCAAGTCCTGCACGATCGCGAGCCTGCTTCAGTCGATCCGGGAACAGCAAGCGGTGAAGCGAATGACCTGCGTAATCCTGGACACCAACGGGGAGTACCGCACGGCTTTCCAGAAGCAGAAGGAGGACGGCAGTTGGGAGGACGCGGGGGGAGGGAGATGTCTTTACATCCCATCCGACCCGACAAAGACAGGCGAACGTCTAGTGATCCCGTACTGGTTAATGAATGCAGAGGATTTCGTGCGGCTCTTTCGGGCGCGCGAAGGACTGCAGGCGCCCGTCTTGCTCCGTGCTTTGCGTTTGGCGCGTACGGGCGCGGCGGCATCTGGCACACCGGCATCAGCGCTCGAAGTACTAAGAACTGCCTGTCGGCAGATTCTCGCACTCATCGAGAACGATGCGCCGAATCAGCAGTGGGCAATTCCCAATAACTTGAAGCAGCTATGCAAAGACGGTCTGCGATATCGAGTGACAGTTCCTCAACACGTCCAGGCGCTGGACGAGGCGTTCGGTACAGAAGTTTTCACCAACTGGGAGACGGCACTCACGACGATTAAAGGAATTGCACAACTGGCAAGTAAGCGGGATAACGAGTTCGGACTGGGCGGGACATGCCTGCAGCAGATTCGAGATGCAATTGACCCGGTCATTTTGAGAATTAACCAGCTGGCTGTCGATCGGCCGTTGGGAACCGCCGACATCAGCGCCGATCAGCCGTGCCGTTTTGATCGTAGTCAGTTCATGGAGAGTGCCCTTGAAACCGCCATGCGCGAACAGGTGGAGTCGGGAAACCCTGCGCGAGTACGGGATGCGTGTGGACCGATGTTTCTCCGCATCCGAAGGTACTTCGAAGACCCGCGGTTTCGGTTCATATTCGATGCCTATCCACAGGCGTTGCATGTCCTGTCCGCATTCCTTCGCGACACGCTCGGCATCGGAGCTGCTTCGGAAGCCGAGTTGTCGAGCGAGGAAATCGTCGCGAAGGAGCGCTTGCCATTCTATGATCGCCAGCGTGACAAGAAGAGCGCCGTCGATGTTGTCATCCTGGATCTGAGTCTGCTCGCTGCGGAAGTGCTGGAGAATGTCACGGCCCTCATCGGTCGCTTAGTCCTCGAGTTCCTACAGCGACTCGGCGAACACGGGGGGGAGCAGGCCCGAGGCTCGCTCCCGATCGTACTCGTATTGGAGGAGGCCCAGAACTACATCCAGCAGCCTCGCTTCGCCGAGGAGGAGTCGATCGCTCGGATCGTGTTCGAGCGAATCGCGCGCGAGGGGCGGAAGTACGGGCTGTCCCTTGTGGTTGCTTCGCAGCGGCCCAGCGAGCTTTCGAAGACGGTGCTGTCGCAATGCAGCAGCTTCATCGTTCATCGACTTCAGAACCCTGAGGACCTGCGGTACTTTAAGGAAATAGTGCCGGGCATTTTCGGACCGATGCTGGAGCAGATCCCGGCGCTTGCGCCTCAGACCGCATTAGTTCTCGGGGAATGCGTTCCAGCACCTGCACTGGTGAAGATCCGTGAGGCGCGCCCAGTGCCCAGAAGCCGCGATCCAAAGTTCTACCGATACTGGGTGGCAGACGAAGCACCTGCTATTAACGTCGAGGATATCTGTAAACATTGGGAGAACGGCGGCATGGGAGATTGTGGCGGGGCGAGCGAATGA